A section of the Choristoneura fumiferana chromosome 5, NRCan_CFum_1, whole genome shotgun sequence genome encodes:
- the GTPBP1 gene encoding GTP-binding protein 1, with protein sequence MDTRADSPVGLVEPEAGGYVESETDYSSIRGKMVLVSPSADEYDLLRKQLMERLEAGNGEIIYDIGLGEDGRGLTEEEYNASVATLQSLVSAERVSCVELRRWHCGGGGAERGLTGQYLLRAERPHTDFMEIRVAVVGNVDAGKSTLLGVLTHGELDNGRGFARQRLFRHKHEMESGRTSSVGNDILGFDCMGNVVNKPDHGTLDWVKICEKSSKVITFIDLAGHERYLKTTVFGMTGHAPDFGMLMIGANAGIVGMTKEHLGLALALSVPVFVVVTKIDMCPPNVLQDNLKLLIRILKSSGCRKVPVMVKTKDDVIVSATNFVSQRLCPIFLVSNVSGENLELLTMFLNLLKTRMPSSDDQPAEFQIDDTYSVPGVGTVVSGTTLAGVIRLNDTLLLGPDPLGRFSPITVKSIHRKRMQVAEVRGGQTASFALKKIKRSQIRKGMVMVSPLLEPQACWQFEGEILVLHHPTTISSRYQAMVHCGSIRQTASILSMSRDCLRTGDKARVRFRFIKHPEYLKRGQRMVFREGRTKAVGNVLRPEPAGAAPRHKPQQPRHKHERRAPLPAAPAAPAALDSVTENDVTTVDSPFEVQTDKRGASGAGGAGGGRRGRKRHDKPPEPAALVAN encoded by the exons ATGGACACCAGGGCTGACTCGCCGGTGGGGTTGGTGGAGCCCGAGGCTGGGGGCTATGTGGAGAGCGAGACAGACTACTCTAGCATCAGAGGGAAG ATGGTGCTAGTGAGTCCCTCTGCGGACGAGTATGACCTCCTGCGCAAACAGCTGATGGAGAGGCTAGAGGCTGGCAACGGGGAAATCATATATGACATAGGACTGGGAGAAG ACGGTCGCGGTCTGACGGAGGAGGAGTACAACGCGTCGGTGGCGACGCTGCAGTCCCTGGTGAGCGCGGAGCGCGTGTCGTGCGTGGAGCTGCGGCGCTGGCACtgcgggggcgggggcgccgAGCGCGGCCTCACCGGACAGTACCTGCTGCGCGCAGAGCGCCCGCACACTGACTTCATGGAGATCAG GGTGGCGGTGGTGGGCAACGTGGACGCCGGCAAGTCGACGCTGCTGGGCGTGCTGACGCACGGCGAGCTGGACAACGGGCGCGGGTTCGCGCGCCAGCGGCTGTTCCGTCACAAGCACGAGATGGAGAGCGGCCGGACCAGCTCCGTCGGGAACGATATACTGGGCTTCGACTGCATGG GCAACGTGGTGAACAAGCCCGACCACGGCACGCTGGACTGGGTTAAGATCTGCGAGAAGTCTTCCAAGGTCATCACGTTCATCGACTTGGCGGGGCACGAGCGCTATCTCAAGACCACGGTCTTCGGGATGACCGGGCACGCTCCAGACTTCGGCATGCTTATG ATTGGTGCGAACGCGGGCATTGTGGGCATGACCAAGGAGCACCTGGGGCTGGCGCTGGCGCTCTCCGTGCCCGTGTTCGTGGTCGTCACCAAGATAGACATGTGCCCGCCCAACGTGCTGCAG GATAATCTTAAGCTGCTAATTAGGATCCTGAAGTCATCCGGGTGCCGCAAGGTGCCCGTCATGGTCAAGACAAAGGATGATGTCATCGTTAGCGCCACTAACTTCGTCTCACAGAG GCTGTGCCCCATCTTCCTGGTGTCGAACGTGAGCGGCGAGAACCTGGAGCTGCTGACGATGTTCCTGAACTTGCTGAAGACGCGCATGCCCTCCAGCGACGACCAGCCCGCCGAGTTCCAGATCGACGACACTTACTCCGTGCCC GGCGTGGGCACGGTTGTGTCGGGCACGACGCTGGCGGGCGTGATCCGTCTGAACGACACGCTGCTGCTGGGGCCCGACCCGCTGGGCCGCTTCTCGCCCATCACCGTCAAGAGCATCCACCGCAAGCGCATGCAGGTGGCCGAGGTGCGCGGCGGACAGACCGCCTCCTTCGCGCTCAAGAAGATCAAGCGCTCGCAGATACGGAAG GGTATGGTGATGGTATCCCCGCTACTAGAGCCGCAGGCGTGCTGGCAGTTCGAAGGGGAGATCCTGGTGCTGCACCACCCGACCACCATCTCCTCGCGCTACCAGGCCATGGTGCACTGCGGCTCCATCCGGCAGACGGCCTCCATACTGTCCATGTCGCGCGACTGCCTGCGCACCGGCGACAAGGCGAGAGTGCGCTTCAGGTTCATCAAGCATCCGGAGTACCTCAAGCGGGGACAGAGGATG GTGTTCCGCGAGGGCCGCACGAAGGCAGTCGGCAACGTGCTGCGGCCCGAgccggccggcgccgcgccgcgccacaAGCCGCAGCAGCCGCGCCACAAGCACGAGCGCCGCGCCCCgctccccgccgcccccgccgcccccgccgcgctAGACAGCGTCACG GAAAACGACGTGACGACGGTAGACTCCCCGTTTGAGGTGCAGACAGACAAGCGCGGCGCGagcggcgcggggggcgcgggcggcggccggCGCGGACGCAAGCGGCACGACAAGCCGCCCGAGCCCGCCGCCCTCGTCGCAAACTAG
- the LOC141428359 gene encoding uncharacterized protein has protein sequence MGEDYGVTDCSWKKMVIAKANDEWISTIKSEQVDVGRAMNTSDFSMDAVQMPFGIVKTENEETSGDQAYSDYSEETSSLGFEDPLLLATPSAERRRRRKGSGPKSESEEERASRLAKMSAYAAQRLANETAEQRALRLRRMSEYAARRLAHESAEQRARRLARMSAYAARRLASETPDQRRARLARMSAYAARRQALKKVSGPPATAAAPSAYPPGDDEILNNQS, from the coding sequence ATGGGTGAAGACTATGGCGTAACCGATTGTTCCTGGAAGAAAATGGTAATAGCGAAAGCGAACGACGAGTGGATCTCAACTATAAAATCGGAACAGGTAGATGTCGGTAGAGCGATGAACACTTCAGATTTCAGCATGGACGCGGTGCAGATGCCGTTCGGAATCGTGAAGACCGAAAACGAGGAGACCAGCGGCGACCAGGCGTACAGCGACTACTCAGAGGAGACATCGTCGCTGGGCTTCGAGGACCCGCTGCTGTTGGCGACGCCGAGCGCggagcggcgccggcgccgcaaGGGCTCAGGGCCAAAGAGCGAGTCGGAGGAGGAGCGCGCGTCGCGCCTCGCCAAGATGTCGGCGTACGCGGCGCAGCGGCTCGCCAATGAGACGGCGGAGCAGCGCGCGCTGCGGCTGCGGCGCATGTCGGAGTACGCGGCGCGGCGCCTGGCGCACGAGAGCGCGGAGCAGCGCGCGCGGCGCCTGGCGCGCATGTCGGCATACGCCGCGCGGCGCCTGGCCAGCGAGACGCCCGACCAGCGCCGCGCGCGCCTGGCGCGCATGTCCGCCtacgccgcgcgccgccaggCCCTCAAGAAGGTCTCCGGCCCGCCCGCTACGGCCGCCGCTCCCTCTGCCTATCCTCCTGGGGATGATGAAATATTGAACAACCAAAGTTGA
- the Mrgn1 gene encoding mahogunin ring finger 1, with the protein MGAFASRQNAGVEEADVVSNHAYKYPPRSGNYFGSHFIMGGERFDTPQPEAYLFGENADLNFLGSRPTPFPYPPPQSNEPTKTLKSLVNIRKESLRFVRCPEPMGKFVENNKIGDGMIKPVDNNGKGTYYNIEFTFDCDAKIAITIYYFCTEEVTPTGVVYYPRDPNLTSQTFHYKKGANQQFCQLAHVFDPSRHNEEELAFSPDHEVIPVAIYCLVDEGQDEIRQSHTTIGLVEKHPDGAYVLKALKQKLFVDGLCYLLQEIYGIENKNLDSKPTSDTETEEGGSECVICMCDVRDTLILPCRHLCLCNSCADSLRYQANNCPICRAPFRALLQIRALQKASTQPPASSPPLGSMENIPPGYEPVSLMEALNGPSGRAPPPAAPVAPAIASPDTDTASQAAETLNRCNLERSSSTSLGSAGSRRAAPAPAPAAPARAPEFRMSVLLAREQDGRRERAASPLLRGPALFTRPDSVTKSSLSLEYPPEAVSLHEPSGSEDEGADELTAAGAAPEPAEPEPEPDSDCERLSPLLTQATLPSNGLVKGAGPGAGVGPAGGAALAHIDDADADLATHSPRNSSSAGSAGSAGSAGSAGSAGSPAPAEDSDYFTPEDTATTILTAPARSVAEPMSNGLSDGAPPRWVLPHRVTSLPGTPLSQASVRSSGDSYSSTSSTRQLLAAAAMPTDTAC; encoded by the exons GCAATTATTTTGGCAGCCACTTCATCATGGGTGGCGAGAGGTTTGACACACCTCAGCCTGAGGCATACCTGTTTGGGGAAAATGCTGACTTGAATTTCTTAGGAAGCAGGCCGACACCT TTCCCATATCCTCCACCGCAGTCAAATGAACCAACAAAAACTCTAAAAAGCCTAGTAAATATCCGCAAAGAGTCCCTTAGATTTGTCCGCTGCCCAGAGCCAATGGGCAAGTTTgtagaaaataacaaaattggAGATGGCATGATCAAACCTGTTGACAACAATGGCAAAGGGACATACTACAACATTGAGTTCACTTTTGACTGtgatgccaaaatcgccatcaCCATATACTACTTCTGCACCGAAGAAGTCACTCCTACTGGTGTTGT CTACTACCCCCGTGACCCAAACTTGACCTCCCAAACGTTCCACTACAAGAAGGGCGCCAACCAGCAGTTCTGCCAGCTGGCACACGTGTTCGACCCGTCGCGTCACAACGAAGAAGAGCTCGCCTTCAGCCCCGACCATGAGGTCATCCCCGTCGCTATCTACTGCTTGGTTGATGAGGGACAGGATG AAATAAGGCAGTCCCACACGACCATCGGCCTGGTGGAGAAGCACCCTGACGGCGCGTACGTGCTGAAGGCGCTCAAGCAGAAGCTGTTCGTGGACGGGCTCTGCTACCTGCTGCAGGAGATCTACGGCATCGAGAATAAAAACCTCGACTCTAAG CCGACGTCGGACACGGAAACGGAGGAGGGCGGTTCGGAGTGCGTGATCTGCATGTGCGACGTGCGCGACACGCTGATCCTGCCGTGCCGACACCTGTGTCTGTGCAACTCGTGCGCAGACTCGCTCCGATACCAG GCCAACAACTGCCCGATCTGCCGCGCGCCGTTCCGCGCGCTGCTGCAGATCCGCGCGCTTCAGAAGGCCTCCACGCAGCCGCCCGCCTCCAGCCCGCCGCTC GGCAGCATGGAAAACATCCCGCCGGGCTACGAGCCGGTGTCGCTGATGGAGGCGCTGAACGGGCCGagcggccgcgcgccgccgcccgccgcccccgTCGCGCCCGCCATCGCCAGCCCCGACACCGACACCGCCAGCCAG GCGGCAGAGACCCTGAATCGCTGCAACCTGGAGCGCAGCTCGTCGACCAGCCTCGGCAGCGCCggcagccgccgcgccgcgcccgcgcccgcgcccgccgcgcccgcccgcGCGCCAGAG TTCCGCATGTCGGTGTTGCTGGCGCGAGAGCAGGACGGGCGTCGCGAGCGTGCCGCCAGCCCGCTGCTCCGCGGGCCGGCCCTGTTTACTAGACCCGACAGCGTCACCAAG TCGTCACTCAGTCTGGAGTACCCTCCGGAAGCGGTGTCTTTACACGAGCCGTCGGGCTCCGAGGACGAGGGCGCGGACGAGCTGACGGCGGCCGGCGCGGCGCCCGAGCCCGCGGAGCCCGAGCCCGAGCCCGACAGCGACTGCGAGCGCCTCTCGCCGCTGCTCACGCAGGCGACACTGCCTTCCAATGGG TTGGTGAAGGGGGCGGGGCCGGGGGCGGGGGTGGGGCCGGCGGGCGGGGCGGCGCTCGCGCACATCGACGACGCCGACGCAGACCTCGCCACGCACTCACCACGCAACT CGAGCTCGGCGGGGTCGGCGGGGTCGGCGGGGTCGGCGGGGTCGGCGGGGTCGGCGGGGTCGCCGGCGCCGGCCGAGGACTCGGACTATTTCACGCCGGAAGACACCGCCACCACCATCCTCACCGCGCCCGCGCGCAGTGTCGCC GAGCCGATGAGCAACGGGCTCAGCGACGGCGCGCCGCCTCGCTGGGTGCTGCCGCATCGCGTCACCTCGCTGCCCG GAACTCCGCTGTCACAGGCCAGCGTGCGTTCGTCGGGGGACTCGTACAGCTCCACGTCCTCCACGCGGCAGCTCCTGGCCGCCGCCGCCATGCCGACAGACACCGCCTGTTAG
- the MED9 gene encoding mediator complex subunit 9, with amino-acid sequence MENNTDLPESNNFTPLSVQEVDVDFLPIVYEIIRSVERDFHDNSAKARESQDCSQKVLELQKKFDYARAQIRRLPGIEYNKQDQIKQFEVLRAQLQLKRDLLQKYRNMCSFETSFK; translated from the exons ATGGAAAACAATACAGACCTCCCCGAATCAAACAACTTCACCCCGTTATCTGTGCAAGAAGTTGACGTAGATTTTTTACCCATTGTATACGAAATAATACGAAG TGTCGAGCGTGATTTCCACGACAACTCCGCGAAAGCGCGAGAGTCTCAGGACTGCAGCCAAAAGGTGCTggaattgcaaaaaaaatttgacTACGCCCGCGCACAG ATAAGGCGCTTGCCAGGCATAGAATACAACAAGCAGGACCAAATAAAGCAGTTTGAGGTGCTACGAGCCCAGCTGCAACTGAAACGTGACCTGCTGCAAAAGTACCGAAACATGTGCTCATTCGAAACTTCATTCAAGTGA